The nucleotide window TCCTCGCAATGTATTACCGCCAGCTGATCGCCGGCGCAACCTGTAAATCCGTAGAATGCAACTTTAGGTTTATTTGCCATCATCGCTCCTAGATCAAATCCTTCATGTGAAGCACGTCCCAGTAAGTAAATACCGGACCATCGAGACAGGTGTATATGGAACCAATAGCGCAGTGTCCGCATTTGCCGATGCCGCAGTGCATGCGGCGCTCAAGCGTCATGAGAATTTGGTGCTTGGGAATCCCGAGCTTTAAGAATTCGGCCACAACGAACTTGTACATGACAGGCGGGCCGCACACCGTTGCAAACGTGTTCACAGGGTCCAGTTCCTTAACCTTCTTGAAGAGGTCGGTGACAAGACCTACGTTGAACGGCCATTTCCCGGCGGGGTCGCTGTCCACGGTCAGATAGCACTCAAGGTCGTCGCGCTCCTTAATCTCGAAGAACTCCTTGCGGAAGAGCATCTCATCGGGGTTCTTTGCGCCGTGCAGGAAGTAGAACTTGCCGAACTTGTCACGGTTATCGAGGATGTAGAGGAGGAGCGAACGCAAAGGCGCGGCGCCTAGCCCGCCAACGACTATGAGGATGTCCTTGCCGTGCATCTTCTCGAAGGGGAAGCCGTTTCCATAAGGGCCGCGAACGCCCACTATCGAGTTCTCTTTGTATTTGAAGAGCTGCTCGGTAAGACGTCCCACCTTGCGGATGCAGTATTCTATCATTCCGGGGCGCGAGGGGGTGGAAGAGATGGAGAAAGGCGCTTCGCCGACCCCGGGAAGAGAAACCATCATGAACTGACCCGGCTTGTATTCAAGAGAAAGTGCACGCTCCATATCGACAGGTCTCACCTGGAAGAAGCGCACGTCTGACGTCAGGTCATAGCGCCGGACTATGCGCATAGCCTCCGGCATGAATGGATTCTGGAGCATCGAGGCGGGTGTGATAACGTGAGGTTTTTCCATCATACTTTCACCTCCTGTCCTTTAAGTCCGCGTATGACCTCGGCTACATTGATATTGACCGGACAGGTGTCTACGCAGCGGCCGCAGCCTATGCATGAAGGCCTTCCGTACTCGGTAATGAACGCCTTAAGCTTGTGGGTATACCATAACTTGAGGCGTTCGGCCCGTGATTCACGGAAGTTGTGTCCGCCTGCAACAAGGGCGTATTCTTTGTTCATGCAGCTGTCCCAGTGACGCTCGCGGTTGCCTTCGGCCAGCGAAAGCTCGCTTATATCGCGCACGTTGTAGCAGTTGCATGTCGGACATACCATTGAGCAGGAACCGCAGGCAAGACACTTTTCGGCAAGCTCCTGCCAGAGCGATGAATTCCAGGAAAGCTCCATGATGTCGGGCATCCCCGTCAGATCGAAGTTGAGCTTGTAGCGGGAATCGCGATTGCGTCTCCACTCCAGGTAGCGCTGAAGATCAGCCTGCTCTATATCTTCCGTGAAGAGATTGATGTTGAGCCGGGCGAGATCGTCGCCAAGCGATGAGCCGACCCACACCAGGTAATAATCGCCCAGTTCGTTGAACGCGAGGTCGAACCCGCCTTCAACCGAGTGGGTGTTCGTGGATCGAGCCATGCATTTGTCGTCGGGCACGCACGAAAGACCTATAACCGCAGTCAGCTCGCGGCGTTTGCGGTAGTAGGGATCCGGGAAACGCTCAAGAAAGAGCTCATCTAGGATCCTAAGGCCATGAAGATCGCAGGGATGAAGACCAAAGAGCACTCGAGGCTTCACGTCCTCAAAGGTCTCGAAGTACTTATCCCCTGAGTAATGGAACATATTGAAGCGAGGAGGAACAAAGAATTTCTTCGGCGGGATTATCGTCCGCAGCGCACCTAGCGCAACGTCTCGAACATTATCGAGCTTTGCGTAGACGAACTTATCTCCGCGCGGCACCGGTCCCCAGAGTTCCCCGTAGCTTTTAAGGGACTCAAGGTAGGTGTAGAGGTCCTCCTTCTTCAGTTTAAGTGCTTTCATCTAATTGCCTCCAATTAGCGAAGTGAATTCTAAAGGAACCTCTGCTGAAGGATACTCAGCCGGAGCGTATTGTCAACCCCTGCATCATTTTATAAGCATGCTAAAACAAGAGTCTTATCAAATAAATTTCTTCGTTAAGCAGCGTCCGAAAGGGATTTCAGAACCGGCTTTGGTTTGCCTTATCTTGCTTTTTGTCAGACCTCTCAGGGCCTGGGCAGAAGAACCTTCCAGTGACCTTCAACATCCGGTGCAAGGTACAAAAGAAACTTCGATGATTCGCGTTCGACGTTTCTGCCGCGCTCCTTCGTTCTCGCTTGCACCTGAAACACCTCAAGTTTTCCTTCAGCCGACATATCCGTCAGTCTTTCGATGCTCGTAACTTCGATGCGCGGAAGACCTTGCACTATTTTTTCGTAGGTAGCCTTGTCCGGACGCGCCATGAACATCATCTCTCCGCCCTTGGAGTTCTTGATCAACAGCGCCCGGTCGGAGAGATAGTCGTAGGCCTTTGCCGCATCGCCCTTTTCAAGGGCGGCGAAGTATTGATTGGCCACCCATAAAGGGTCGGACGCCTTGTCCTTGCAGGAGGGAAGGCAGAAGAAGGCGAGGAGGGTGGCGAGGGCGAGGAAGCCGAGTGCGGTCTGCGCCGGTACGATTCGCAGGTGTTTTTTCATAAGTATAACCTCACAGATTGAAATGATCCTCTGAAAGCTGGGGATTGAGCTTTAAATTTTTGTATAATGTCGAGTTAACCTTGACGCCGTTTGCATCGAAAGCCTCGGTTTTGCGCGGCAAGCTTGTCGCTTTATCGAGCCACCAGCGTTCGCGGGCAATCCCTTTGTTATCGCCTGCCGCGTTGGCTTTGAGGTCTATAACCGCGCACGCAACGCCATCGAGCGTTTCCTCGCCTACCCACGAGATGGTCCCATGTGTCTTGT belongs to bacterium and includes:
- a CDS encoding oxidoreductase codes for the protein MMEKPHVITPASMLQNPFMPEAMRIVRRYDLTSDVRFFQVRPVDMERALSLEYKPGQFMMVSLPGVGEAPFSISSTPSRPGMIEYCIRKVGRLTEQLFKYKENSIVGVRGPYGNGFPFEKMHGKDILIVVGGLGAAPLRSLLLYILDNRDKFGKFYFLHGAKNPDEMLFRKEFFEIKERDDLECYLTVDSDPAGKWPFNVGLVTDLFKKVKELDPVNTFATVCGPPVMYKFVVAEFLKLGIPKHQILMTLERRMHCGIGKCGHCAIGSIYTCLDGPVFTYWDVLHMKDLI
- a CDS encoding 4Fe-4S binding protein — translated: MKALKLKKEDLYTYLESLKSYGELWGPVPRGDKFVYAKLDNVRDVALGALRTIIPPKKFFVPPRFNMFHYSGDKYFETFEDVKPRVLFGLHPCDLHGLRILDELFLERFPDPYYRKRRELTAVIGLSCVPDDKCMARSTNTHSVEGGFDLAFNELGDYYLVWVGSSLGDDLARLNINLFTEDIEQADLQRYLEWRRNRDSRYKLNFDLTGMPDIMELSWNSSLWQELAEKCLACGSCSMVCPTCNCYNVRDISELSLAEGNRERHWDSCMNKEYALVAGGHNFRESRAERLKLWYTHKLKAFITEYGRPSCIGCGRCVDTCPVNINVAEVIRGLKGQEVKV